Proteins found in one Corynebacterium zhongnanshanii genomic segment:
- a CDS encoding ATP-dependent DNA helicase UvrD2 translates to MLQLDPEQLQAVTAPRGPVCIIAGAGTGKTRTITHRIAHLVEGGFVNPDHVLAVTFTKRAASELRERLTLMNVPKVQAKTFHSATMRQLQYFWPAYAGDVQWRLENSTYRLVHAAARKVGVEPSTETVKDLNEEISWAKSSLIVPEDYPRHVVPQRRDCPVEPERFVKVFRAYEQFKVTDQGIICDFNDLLLHMTGAIESHPGIAQEFRERYRTFVVDEYQDVTPLQQRLLDAWLGDRDDLTVVGDANQTIYSFNGASPEFLLDFSRKYPEATVVRLHRDYRSTPNVVGLANRVIEKASGRAAGTRLELEGQRPPGPDPEFTEYTDDAAEAEGVAQRIQALISKGVDPGSIAVLYRVNDQSAALEYALDQAGIGYEVKGGEGFFQRTEIKEAMRALTRAAQRFQPEYHDILPAVQHALQPLGLGTQEPSGAQERRRWNSLNALYLLVRDIIQESTTELSFATVVSMLRERAESKNPPKVQGVTLSSIHTAKGLEWDAVFLIGLVEGMLPIRYALKGKKSEEAIEEERRLFYVGVTRAREHLYLSWASARAAGGKANRRRTRFLDGLVPGEQSESGERSARGRSAHGTKGAPKNACTVCGTRLATPEFKILGRCGEHVSELDHVLVTELRHWRTSVASDRGVPAYVVFTDATLKAIAQTLPSTREELVGVPGIGPVKVEEFGDDVLAIVDNFS, encoded by the coding sequence GGCCGGTGTGCATTATCGCAGGTGCGGGTACCGGTAAAACTCGCACGATCACCCATCGCATTGCCCACCTTGTGGAGGGCGGCTTTGTGAACCCAGATCACGTGCTGGCGGTGACGTTTACCAAGCGTGCCGCGTCCGAGCTTCGTGAGCGCCTGACGTTGATGAACGTGCCGAAGGTGCAGGCGAAGACGTTCCACTCGGCCACCATGCGACAACTGCAGTATTTCTGGCCGGCTTACGCGGGGGATGTGCAGTGGCGTTTAGAGAACTCCACGTATCGGCTCGTCCACGCGGCGGCGCGGAAGGTGGGCGTGGAGCCGTCCACGGAAACGGTGAAGGACCTCAATGAGGAGATCTCCTGGGCGAAATCGAGCCTGATTGTGCCGGAGGACTACCCTCGCCACGTGGTGCCTCAGCGCAGGGATTGCCCGGTGGAACCGGAGCGTTTCGTGAAGGTGTTTCGCGCATATGAGCAGTTCAAGGTCACGGACCAGGGTATTATCTGTGACTTCAATGATCTGCTGCTCCACATGACCGGGGCGATTGAGTCCCATCCGGGGATCGCCCAGGAGTTTCGGGAACGCTATCGCACGTTCGTGGTGGACGAGTATCAGGACGTCACGCCCCTTCAGCAGCGCCTGTTGGACGCGTGGTTGGGCGATCGGGACGACCTGACAGTGGTGGGGGACGCCAACCAGACCATCTATAGCTTCAATGGTGCGAGCCCTGAGTTCTTGTTGGACTTTTCCCGGAAGTACCCGGAGGCCACGGTGGTGCGCCTGCACCGCGACTATCGTTCCACACCGAATGTGGTCGGCTTGGCCAATAGAGTGATCGAGAAGGCATCCGGCAGGGCTGCGGGCACCCGCCTGGAGTTGGAGGGGCAGCGCCCGCCAGGTCCAGATCCGGAGTTCACGGAATACACGGACGACGCCGCCGAGGCCGAAGGCGTGGCGCAGCGTATCCAGGCGCTGATCAGCAAGGGCGTGGATCCAGGCTCCATCGCAGTGCTGTACCGCGTCAATGACCAATCCGCTGCGCTGGAATACGCGCTGGACCAGGCGGGGATTGGTTACGAGGTCAAAGGCGGGGAGGGCTTCTTTCAGCGCACGGAGATCAAGGAGGCGATGCGTGCTCTCACGCGCGCGGCGCAGCGTTTCCAGCCCGAGTACCATGACATCCTTCCCGCGGTGCAGCATGCATTGCAGCCGCTGGGCCTGGGCACGCAGGAACCGTCCGGGGCGCAGGAGCGGCGTCGGTGGAACTCGCTGAATGCGCTGTACCTGTTGGTTCGTGACATCATTCAGGAATCGACGACGGAGCTATCCTTTGCGACGGTGGTCTCCATGCTGAGGGAGCGCGCTGAGTCCAAGAATCCGCCGAAGGTCCAGGGAGTGACCCTGTCCAGCATTCACACGGCGAAGGGCTTGGAATGGGATGCTGTGTTCCTGATCGGGCTTGTGGAGGGCATGCTGCCGATTCGTTACGCTCTGAAGGGCAAGAAGAGTGAAGAGGCGATCGAAGAGGAGCGGCGCCTGTTCTACGTGGGTGTCACTCGAGCTCGTGAGCACCTGTACCTCTCGTGGGCCTCGGCGCGGGCTGCCGGTGGGAAGGCCAATCGTCGGCGTACCCGTTTCCTGGATGGTCTTGTCCCGGGGGAGCAGAGTGAATCTGGGGAGCGTTCGGCCCGTGGGAGGTCGGCTCATGGCACGAAGGGAGCCCCGAAGAACGCGTGCACGGTGTGCGGCACTCGTCTGGCCACCCCCGAGTTTAAGATTCTGGGGCGGTGCGGGGAGCACGTCAGCGAGCTGGATCATGTGCTGGTGACGGAGCTGCGCCACTGGCGTACCAGTGTGGCGTCGGACCGTGGAGTGCCTGCGTATGTGGTGTTCACGGATGCCACGCTGAAGGCCATCGCCCAGACCCTACCCAGCACCCGGGAGGAACTGGTGGGCGTACCGGGGATTGGCCCGGTGAAGGTGGAGGAGTTCGGCGACGACGTGCTCGCCATCGTCGATAACTTCAGCTAG